The following coding sequences lie in one Apium graveolens cultivar Ventura chromosome 3, ASM990537v1, whole genome shotgun sequence genomic window:
- the LOC141712756 gene encoding uncharacterized protein LOC141712756, which produces MDSGNSGSIQSSSGGDDDYESRAGDSSLSNPSSTTTTTTANNNPLLFSQSSTMFDPLSNYFDPPISTRPQTQTRSSSLLNLDMPTWSKSQTNPFFTSQTPMSFPHISEAIATTVTPGNNNSNSNQVLQLQQQQQQDQTSQSQVGARNPKKRSRASRRAPTTVLTTDTSNFRAMVQEFTGIPAPPFTSSSFPRTRLDLFTSPTPSSFRSQPSTFNQNHHLLRPFPQKFQPQVSPFSTTITNNNNADSHVMSTSAPTTTQPSDQLGLLKPPQSSSSNNYLLNNMQMQSLTFQSFLQPSSSSDHQFGLSSHHTQLNPNNPSPHLSNVISSPRNHEEDGNGYNFSGSNLNFSGGKAAADNVSASGSTTRGEGLMDSWICSSD; this is translated from the coding sequence GATTCTGGAAATAGTGGGAGCATACAATCATCAAGCGGCGGAGACGATGACTATGAATCACGCGCCGGTGATTCATCGTTGAGCAACCCATCATCCACCACCACTACAACCACAGCAAACAACAACCCATTACTTTTCTCACAATCGTCCACCATGTTTGACCCATTATCCAACTACTTCGACCCACCGATTTCAACACGACCACAAACACAAACACGCTCTTCTTCCCTCCTAAATCTAGACATGCCAACATGGTCCAAATCCCAAACCAACCCTTTTTTCACTTCCCAAACTCCCATGTCATTCCCACATATTTCAGAAGCCATAGCCACAACAGTAACCCCTGGGAATAATAATAGTAATAGTAATCAAGTGCTGCAGctgcagcagcaacagcaacaagATCAGACTAGTCAGAGCCAAGTGGGTGCACGAAACCCAAAGAAAAGATCTCGAGCCTCTAGGCGTGCACCAACCACTGTTTTAACAACAGATACCTCAAATTTCAGAGCCATGGTTCAAGAATTCACTGGGATCCCAGCGCCTCCTTTCACTTCCTCTTCATTCCCAAGAACCCGACTCGATCTCTTCACTTCCCCTACTCCCTCTTCCTTCAGATCTCAACCCTCTACTTTTAATCAAAACCATCATCTCCTCCGTCCATTCCCTCAAAAATTCCAACCTCAAGTTTCACCCTTCTCAACTACTATTACTAACAACAACAATGCCGATAGTCATGTTATGAGTACTAGTGCTCCTACCACAACTCAACCTTCTGATCAACTAGGCCTACTAAAACCACCTCAAAGCAGCTCAAGTAATAATTATTTACTCAACAACATGCAAATGCAAAGCCTCACTTTCCAATCCTTCCTTCAACCATCTTCTTCCAGTGATCATCAGTTTGGGTTAAGTAGCCACCATACTCAGCTCAATCCTAATAACCCTTCACCTCATTTATCCAATGTCATATCGTCTCCGAGGAATCATGAAGAGGATGGAAATGGGTACAATTTTTCTGGTTCGAATTTGAATTTTTCAGGAGGGAAAGCTGCGGCTGATAATGTGTCAGCATCTGGTTCAACTACAAGAGGTGAGGGTCTAATGGATTCTTGGATATGTTCTTCagattaa